CGCTCCGGAACATCGTTGATCCACCAGTTCACGAGGTCGAAGTGGTGCGACGCCTTGTGGATCAGCAGACCGCCCGAGTTCTCCTTTTCACGGTGCCAGCGGCGGAAGTAGTCCGCACCGTGCACTGTGTCCAGGACCCAGCTGAAGTCAATGGACGTGACCTTGCCGATCACGCCGCTCTGGATGATTTCCTTGAGCGCGCTGTTGCGCGGCGAGTAGCGGTAGTTGAACGTGACCACCACATTGCGCCCGGTCCGTGCCACGGCGTCGGTGATCCGGCGGCAGCCATCGGCGTTGATGGTCAGCGGCTTCTCCACCACTACATCCGCGCCGGCCTCGAGGCCCTCCACAATGTAGTCGGCGTGCGTGTAATCGGGCGTGGTGACCACAACGCGCTCGATTGCGTTGTCCTGGATGAACGCCGTCAGCTGGCCTGGCTCGAAGGACCTGACCGGCTGGGCCCCGCCGAGTTCCTGGATGAGCTTCCGGTAGTACTCCACGCGGCCCGGGTTGACGTCGGACAGGCCCACCAGTTCTGCCGTGTCGGCGTGCTTGCCGTAGATCGCCCGGATGTACATTTCGGAACGGCCGCCCGTGCCGATCAATGCGATCCGTGCCCTGTGGACAGCACTGGCGGGAGCAGCTGCGCCGGCTGTTGTGTCGTCGGCGGTGACGGTGCTGCCTGGATTGACGGTGTTGGCTGTGTTGCCCATTGCGGTGTAACCCTTTCGAAAGGCAGGAACGCTGGCCGCTTGACGGCCGGTGGCGGTGCCGTGAGAATTATGAGAAAGCGTTTTCTCGGAGCGTTATAAGCTTTGTATCAAGACTCTGGCGTTCACGTCAACCATCGCTCCGAACGGGAACGCCCACAGGGGAAGACAAAACGGTGAGGAGTCCGGAGAAGCCCGGAAAGGGCCACATGGGCAGGAGAGCCACTACCCGGCGAATCGGCATTGCCGACGTCGCACTCAAGGCTGGCGTTTCACATGCGACGGTGTCGCGTGTCATGAACGGCAACTTCACAGTTGACGCCACTATCGCCGCACGGGTCCGGGAAGCGGCCACCGAGCTGAACTACCAGCCGAACCCGGTTGGGCGGAGTCTTGCCCTGGGCAAAACGGACACCATCGGCATCGTGGTGCCGGACCTCTCCAACCCCACCTTCCAGGCGATCCTCCGCGGCCTCAGCATGGCCGCGGCCCAGGACGGCTATCGCGTCCTGATCGCCGACTCCTCCGAGGTCTCCAGCGAGGAAGCCATCCTGGCGGGTGAGGCGCGGCGCCGTTGTGACGGCCTGGTGCTGTGCGCGCCGCGCATGAGCGATGCCGAACTGGAGGAGCTGGCACCGTCGCTCCACCCCATGGTGCTGATCAACCGCACCACCATGGACACCCAGGCCCCCAGCCTCATGGTGGACTACGGTCAGGGGATCCAGGAACTGGCCGGGCACCTTGTAGGCCTTGGCCACACCAGGCTGGCTTTCCTGGCCGGGCCCGCACGGAGCGCCTCGAACGCCCTGCGCGTCCTGGGGCTGGACAAGTTCAAGGCATCCCACCCGGAAATCGAGCTCCAGATGATCGACGGCGGCTCCAGTTTCGAGGCCGGCCACGAGTCGGCGGACGCGGTCCTGGCCAGCGGGGCCACTGGCGTCCTGGCCTTCAACGACCTCGTGGCCATGGGCCTGCTCAGCGGGCTCCACGAACGGGGCATCCGGGTCCCGGAGGACATCTCGGTCACCGGTTTCGACGACATCCCCTTTGCCCGCTACACCACCCCCACGCTCACTACGGCCGCTGTGCCCATCACCGAGCTGGGCCAGCAGGCGTGGCACCGAATGCGCGACCTCATCCGGCACGTCCCCTCCGACGCGGGGACCGAAGGGCCCACGGTGTTCCAGCCGCGGTTGGAGACCCGCAGCAGCACGGGACCGGCGAAAGGCTAGCCCCCCAGGCCGGCTCAGGCCGCGGGCGGTAGGTTGTGGGCTGAGGCCGCCGGCTGAGGCCCCGGGCCTCAGCGGCCGGCTCAGGCGGCGGGCGGCGCCAACAGCACGTCGACGAGCTGCGTCAGGCCATCCGCCATGTCCACACTCTTGTCGTAGAGCCACTGCAGCTGCAGGCCGTCGAAGGCTGCCACCACCAGCCGGGCGAGCATCGTGGCAGGCACGTCCGTGCGCACTTCGCGTGCCGCCTGGCGCCGGGCGATGTCCTGGGCGAGCTCCTCCACCACCTGGGCGTAGCGGTCCTGGAAGTACGCGTGGGAGTCATGCCCGGGATGATTCGCGGTGGCCGAGGCCACGGCATAAAGGGTCGTCAGGCCCGGCTCCTGGCGGTTCCGCTCGGCGATCGGCGCCAACAGCCGGAGGCCTACTTCCTCCTGGTCGCTGGCGGCCAGGCCGCGCCGGTCCCGCTCAGCAAGGACCGCCGTCAGCAACTCCTGCTTGCCCCGGAAGTAATGGAACAGCGTTGCTTCCTTCACGCCGACCAGCTCGGCCACCCGTTTGAGCGCCGTACCCTCGAAGCCTTCCGTGGCAAAAACATCCGTGGCCGTCTGGATTATTTGTTCTCTGCGCTCCGCCCCTTTTGCGTAAGGGCCGCGTGTCTTGGTCGGTGGCATTGAGTCAGTGTATTTCACTCCGTTCCCTAAAAATCTAGTCAGACTTGGTTTTTGTGGATACGATGATTGTCAGGACCCAACGGAGGGTCGGCTTTTGTCAGGAGGCAGTGCGGCCATCCCGGCGAAGGCGTTCGGGCATTACGACGGCGGCTGGCAGTTCGAGCCGGGCGGGTTCCGGCTGCTGGTGGGCCGGCACGCGGCGCACGATTTCCGGGCGCTGGACATAGAGCTCCGCTGACTCCGGCTTCACACGCCCTACTGCCGGGCTGGGTCCGAATCCTTCGGGCCCAGCCCGGCTTCTTTGTAGTACCCCTCGATATGGGCAGCCACAAGCCCGGCCGCCTTGCCGCCGTCGTGGTTGTTGATGGCAGCGAGGATCTCGCGGTGTTCGGCGCGGAGGCGGGCGGCGGTGGCGTCCCAGTCCGGCAGGTTGGCCGTGAGTTTTCCGGCGTAGCTTTGGATCGCCTCCCGCAGCGAGCCCATCATGGCGCTGACCACGGCGTTGCCCGCGGCCTCCGCCAGCGCCAGGTGGAAGCGGACATCCAGTGCCAGGAACTCGTCCGTATCCGGGCAGGCGTCCATCTTATCCAGCAGCCCGGCAGCTTCGGCAAGGGCCGGCGAATCCGTGCGGGCGCGGGCCGCTGCCCAGGATTCGAGCAGGACGCGGGTTTGCACGATGTCGGCAACGGGGAGGTGGGTGGTGGCCACGTGGAGGCGCAGGGCCGAGCCGAGGGCCGCCGTCGGGTCCGCGATGACCACAGTGCCCGCTTCGGGACCCGACCCCACACCCGCGCGCACCACGCCCATGGCTTCCAAAACGCGGATGGCCTCCCGGACGGAGGTGCGCGAAACCTGCAGCTGTTCGGCCAGCGTCCGCTCCGCCGCCAGCCGGCCGCCCAGGGCCAGTTCGCCGCTGGAAAGCTGGTTCTCGATCCACTGAAGGACCAATTGATGGGTGCGCATAGGCCAATGGTACTTGATGTGGTTGGACCACATCCTTTAGAGTGTGGTTAGACCACAGAACATCCTGTCCAGAGCCCACAGCCCTATGCCCCGGAGGCAGCAATGACGCACACCATCCAGCCCAACAACCCGGAGACCACGCCGGCCCCCGAGACAACGGACGCACCGGCCGCAGAAAACGTACGTGCCGATGCCTCCGCCGCAGGCACGTCCCTGGCTGGCGCCGTGAACCGGGCGGCCGCCGCGGTGCCCGCCGCGCTCAAGCGCCGCGTGCCCAAATATTCGGACCTCGCCCCGCTGATGCAGTTCAAGAAGCCGGAGTTCAGCCGTGCCGCGAAACTCCAGCGGGCCAGCACCATCTGGGAACTGCGGGACATGGCCAAGCGCCGCACCCCGCAGGCGCCCTTCGACTACACCGACGGCGCAGCCGAGGCCGAAATCACCCTGCGCCGGGCCCGGGAAGCGTTCCTGGACATCGAGTTCCGGCCGGGCATCCTCCGGAACGTCTCCAGTATCGACCTGAGCACCGACATCCTGGGTAAGCCGTCCCGGCTGCCCGTCGGCATCGCGCCCACCGGATTCACCCGGATGATGCAGTCCGAAGGCGAGTACGCCGGGTCCCAGGCCGCCGAGGCCGCCGGGATCCCCTACACGCTCTCCACTATGGGCACGGCGTCCATCGAGGACGTCGCCGAGGCCGCACCCAACGGACGGAACTGGTTCCAGCTGTACCTGTGGACGGACCGTGACCGCTCCCTCGAACTGATCGAACGCGCAGCCCAAGCAGGCAACGACACCCTGATGGTCACGGTGGACACCGCCGTTGCCGGCGCCCGCCTCCGGGACGTCCGCAACGGCATGACCATCCCGCCGGCACTCACGCTGAAGACCGTGCTGGACGCGTCCTACCGCCCGGCCTGGTGGTTCAACTTCCTCACGCACGAGCCGCTGACGTTCGCGTCGCTCTCGCGCTACACGGGCACGGTGGCGGACCTGATCAACTCCATGTTCGACCCCACGCTGACGTTCGAGGACCTCGACTGGCTGCGCGAAACCTGGAAGGGCAAGCTGGTGGTCAAGGGCATCCAGACCGTCGACGACGCCCGCAAGGTGGTGGACCACGGTGCCGACGGCGTGGTGCTCTCCAACCACGGTGGCCGCCAGCTGGACCGTGCGCCCATCCCGTTCCACCTGCTGCCGGGCGTAAAGGAAGCCTTCACCAAGGACAACTCCGGCGCCGCCATCATGCTCGACACGGGCATTATGAGCGGGGCGGACATCATCGCGGCCCTGGCACTGGGCGCCGACTTCACGCTGATCGGACGCGCCTACCTGTACGGCCTCATGGCCGGTGGACGGGCCGGCGTGGACCGCGCCATCCAGATCCTGGAGAAGGACATGACCCGCACCATGGCCCTGCTCGGCGTCAGCAGGCTCTCCGAACTGACCCCGGACCACGTGCGGCTCCTGGGCAAGTAAACCTGCCGCGCCCGGTCCCGCTTTCGAACGCCCCACCCAACTAACTCGCATTTAACCCACCCAAAACGGGTTTTGACAACTGCTTTGACAAACTGTTTTGACAACGTTAAATGCAAGCCAGTTGGGTGAGTGGCTACTTTTTGCGGCCGAACTTGGGCAGGTTCGCGATGAGGTCCGCGGCCTTCGTCGCGGCGCGGCCCACGGTGCGGCCGATTTGCTGCGGCACAGAGTCATCTCCCGCGGTGGCCACCGGAATCGCCACGGCCGGGCTCAGTTCCCCTCCGGCGGAGCGGCCCGGCACCTCGGCGGTGCCCGGACGGAACGTCCCCGCACCGGCAGGAACGGGCGACGGCGACGCGGCGGCCTCCGCTTTCTCATCAGCTTCTGCCGGCGGGCTTACGACGGCGGCCCGCGGCCCGACGTCGAACGTCTCCAGCCAGCTGGCAACGCCCGCGAGGGGTTTGGGGTTGAGCGCGTAGTAGCGCTTTTGGCCCTGGGCGCGCATGCTGACGAGATCGGCCTCGCGAAGGACTTTCAAATGCTTGGAAATGGTGGGCTGGCTGGCGTCCAGTTCCTCGACCAGCTCCCCCACTGCTTTGTCCCCCGAGCGGAGGGATACCAGAATGTCACGCCGGGTTGCCTCAGCAATGACGGCAAATACGTCGTCTGTCACCATGTGATCCACCCTAGCGACATATACGCCGGATGGCATCCACTATTTCGCCCCGCGCACAAAGGCCATTGCCCCGTACCGGCCGCGGTGCTAGAACGGACTCACGGTTGGCCCGGGCTGTCCGGCTGCAGCCGCACAAACATGAGGGGTGGGTGGCCATGGATTTCCTGCGCCAGCAGCTGTTCAACATCATCGCTTTTGTGTTTCTGGGCCTGTTCGTGGCCGTCTGGTCCTCCGTTCTTCTTCGCGTCGGGTTCTGGGTGCCGGACGGCAGGACCGTCGCACCGCCGCTGAATGGAGCCCTGGTTACCGCCGCAGGCGTCCTCGCGACGTCCATGAGCTCGCTGACGGCCTCGGCCCTGGGCTTCACCATTGCGGAGGTGCGCCGCGACGAAGAAGCCCGCCGCGAACTCTCACCCGGCCATGCGGACACCGGCGTCGCCTTCAACCCTGCCGAGGTTACGGCCAGGCTGTCCGGGCGGATCGTCGCCGCGGTGGTGGTCTACCTCGCGGTGGGGCTGCTGGTCCTGCTGCTTTGGCTGGTCAAGGGAACAGCGTCCACCGACTTGATCGGCGCCTTCGCGCTGTCCCTGCTGGGCTGGCTCATCGGCGCTGCCGGAGTGGTCTTCCAGACGGAAAAGCCGCTCACCTAATAGAAGCAGGCGCCAATCGAACCAGGCGCTAGTCGAACGAGGTGCTAATCGAACCAGGGATCCAGGCCATAGAGCGGAAACACTTCCTTGCGGGTGGCCATCACGGTTCGGTCCACCTCGTCATTGGGGTCGAAGCCGACCTCCCATGAACGCCACCACAGGTCCACGTCGTCGCCCATGGCTTCGGGCGCGGACACGCCGTACTTCGCGCCGTACTTCTCCTGGACGTATTGCCGCCAGTCCTCGGGCACGGGCGTGCGCAGCGGTACGGGCCGGCCGGCTGCGATGGCGATCAGGTGGCTCCAGGAGCGCGGCACCACGGTGATCACGTTGTAGCCGCCACCTCCCGTGGCAATCCACCGGTTGCCGCAGTAACGCGCCGCGAGATTCCCGACGGCGGTGGCCGCCTCACGCTGCCCGTCAACGCTGATGTTGAGGTGTGTGAGGGGATCCAGCCGGTGCGAATCACAGCCGTGCTGGCTCACGATGACCTCCGGCTCGAAGGCGCCGATCAGCTGCGGCACTACCGCATGGAACGCCCGCAGCCAGCCGGCGTCGCCTGTCCCGGCGGGGAGGGCCACGTTGACCGCGCTCCCCTGGGCGTTCGGGCCGCCGATCTCGTTCGCGAAGCCCGTTCCCGGAAACAGCGTCAGCCCGGTCTCGTGCAGCGAGATGGTCAGCACTCGCGGATCATCCCAGAAAATGTTCTGCGTCCCGTCGCCGTGGTGCGCGTCGACGTCGATATATGCCACTCGCTGCACGCCGCCGTCGAGCAGTTTCTGGATCGCCAGGGCGGCGTCGTTGTAGATGCAGAAGCCGCTGGCCCGTTCCCTGGCCGCGTGGTGCATTCCGCCACCGAAGTTAACGGCCCGGACGGCGCTGCCGTCCAGGATCGCGGCTGCCGCGAGCAGCGAACCACCGGCAAGCCGGGCGCTGGCCTCGTGCATCCCGGCGAAGGCGGGGTCGTCCTCGGTGCCCAGACCGCGCTCAAAGTCCGTGAGGTCCGGGTTCGCGCTGACGCGGCGGACGGCCGCCACGAACCCTGCGCTGTGGACGGTGCGCAGCTCGTCGTCGCTGGCCACCTCCGGTGCGGCCACAGTGACGTGGGCCAGGTCCAGCAGCCCCAGGCTTTGGGCCAGGCGGGCGGTGAGCTCCATGCGTTCGGGCGCCATCGGGTGCCCGTGCCCAAAATTGTAGGCAGTCATGGCCATGTCCCACACCACCGTCGTCGGCAGTGCAGGCTGGGAGAGACCTGGCAGGAATGTCATCAAGGACAGGCTACCTGAGCCGGACGGCCCGTTTTCCCGGTCATTGCGCGGAATATAGTGGTTTACTACTGAAGGAAGCCGTTTCAACCGAGGAAAATCCGCCCATGACGCAAAGCCAGCCGAGGTCCATGAGCCCGGCTAACTGGCACCCCGGCATGCCGGAGCGTGAGGGCCTATGGATCTTCACGGGCATCCGCGACTTTATCGACAACATCGCCAACACCTCACCCGCGCGGCTGGCGCTGACTGCGTTCGGTGTAGTGATCATCGTATTCACCGCGCTCTTGTCGCTGCCGGCGTCATCGGCCACCGGCGACTTCACTCCCCTGCACCAGGCACTTTTCACCGCTGTGTCCGCAGTCTGCGTCACCGGCCTGACTGTGGTGTCCACCGCCATGCACTGGTCCTTCTTCGGCCAGATGGTCATCCTCATCGGTATTTTCGTTGGCGGCCTGGGCACCCTGACCCTGGCCTCGCTGCTGGCGCTCATGGTCAGCAAGAAGCTCGGCGTGCGCGGCAAGCTGATCGCCCAGGAAGCCATGAATAACGCCGGCCGCCTTGGCGAAGTGGGTACCCTGCTGCGGATCGTCATCACCACTTCCGTGGTGATTGAGGGGGTCCTCGCACTTGCCCTGATCCCCCGCTTCCTGACGCTCGGCGAAAGTTTCGGCCAGTCGGTGTGGCACGGTGTCTTCTACGCGATATCGTCGTTCAACAACGCCGGATTCACCCCGCACTCGGACGGCATCGTCCCCTACGAAACCGACCTTTGGATCCTGATCCCGCTAATGCTGGGCGTTTTCCTCGGCAGCCTGGGGTTCCCGGTTGTGATGGTGCTGCAGCAGAACGGCCTCAACTGGAAGAAATGGAACCTGCACACCAAGCTCACCATCCAGGTGTCGTTCATCCTCCTGGCGGCCGGCACCGTGCTCTGGGGGGTGATGGAGTGGGAAAACATGCGGACCATCGGTTCCATGAACGTCGGGGACAAGATCACGCACTCGCTTTTCGCCTCCGTCATGACCCGGTCCGGGGGCTTCAATCTGGTGGAGCAGAACCACATGGAGCCCACCACCATGCTCCTGACTGATGCCCTGATGTTCGCCGGCGGCGGTTCGGCTTCCACGGCCGGCGGCATCAAGGTGACCACAATCGCGGTGATGTTCCTGGCCATCGTTGCCGAAGCCCGCGGCGACGCAGACGTAAAGATCTACGGCCGCACCATCCCGCAGGGAACCATGCGGGTGGCCATCTCGGTGATCGTGGCCGGCGCAACGCTTGTGTCCGTCTCCGCGCTCCTGCTCCTGCACATCAGCGGCGCTTCCCTGGACCGGGTGCTGTTCGAGACCATTTCAGCCTTCGCCACGGTGGGACTCAGCACCAACCTCAGTGCCGAACTGCCGCCGTCGGGCGTGTATGTCCTGTCCATCCTGATGTTTGCGGGCCGTGTCGGCACCGTAACCCTAGCCGCTGCGCTGGCCCTCCGCCAGCGCAGCCAGCTTTACCACTACCCGGAAGAGAGGCCCATCA
This genomic window from Arthrobacter sp. 24S4-2 contains:
- a CDS encoding LacI family DNA-binding transcriptional regulator, which produces MGRRATTRRIGIADVALKAGVSHATVSRVMNGNFTVDATIAARVREAATELNYQPNPVGRSLALGKTDTIGIVVPDLSNPTFQAILRGLSMAAAQDGYRVLIADSSEVSSEEAILAGEARRRCDGLVLCAPRMSDAELEELAPSLHPMVLINRTTMDTQAPSLMVDYGQGIQELAGHLVGLGHTRLAFLAGPARSASNALRVLGLDKFKASHPEIELQMIDGGSSFEAGHESADAVLASGATGVLAFNDLVAMGLLSGLHERGIRVPEDISVTGFDDIPFARYTTPTLTTAAVPITELGQQAWHRMRDLIRHVPSDAGTEGPTVFQPRLETRSSTGPAKG
- a CDS encoding TetR/AcrR family transcriptional regulator; this translates as MPPTKTRGPYAKGAERREQIIQTATDVFATEGFEGTALKRVAELVGVKEATLFHYFRGKQELLTAVLAERDRRGLAASDQEEVGLRLLAPIAERNRQEPGLTTLYAVASATANHPGHDSHAYFQDRYAQVVEELAQDIARRQAAREVRTDVPATMLARLVVAAFDGLQLQWLYDKSVDMADGLTQLVDVLLAPPAA
- a CDS encoding FadR/GntR family transcriptional regulator — its product is MRTHQLVLQWIENQLSSGELALGGRLAAERTLAEQLQVSRTSVREAIRVLEAMGVVRAGVGSGPEAGTVVIADPTAALGSALRLHVATTHLPVADIVQTRVLLESWAAARARTDSPALAEAAGLLDKMDACPDTDEFLALDVRFHLALAEAAGNAVVSAMMGSLREAIQSYAGKLTANLPDWDATAARLRAEHREILAAINNHDGGKAAGLVAAHIEGYYKEAGLGPKDSDPARQ
- a CDS encoding alpha-hydroxy acid oxidase, translated to MTHTIQPNNPETTPAPETTDAPAAENVRADASAAGTSLAGAVNRAAAAVPAALKRRVPKYSDLAPLMQFKKPEFSRAAKLQRASTIWELRDMAKRRTPQAPFDYTDGAAEAEITLRRAREAFLDIEFRPGILRNVSSIDLSTDILGKPSRLPVGIAPTGFTRMMQSEGEYAGSQAAEAAGIPYTLSTMGTASIEDVAEAAPNGRNWFQLYLWTDRDRSLELIERAAQAGNDTLMVTVDTAVAGARLRDVRNGMTIPPALTLKTVLDASYRPAWWFNFLTHEPLTFASLSRYTGTVADLINSMFDPTLTFEDLDWLRETWKGKLVVKGIQTVDDARKVVDHGADGVVLSNHGGRQLDRAPIPFHLLPGVKEAFTKDNSGAAIMLDTGIMSGADIIAALALGADFTLIGRAYLYGLMAGGRAGVDRAIQILEKDMTRTMALLGVSRLSELTPDHVRLLGK
- a CDS encoding helix-turn-helix transcriptional regulator; the protein is MVTDDVFAVIAEATRRDILVSLRSGDKAVGELVEELDASQPTISKHLKVLREADLVSMRAQGQKRYYALNPKPLAGVASWLETFDVGPRAAVVSPPAEADEKAEAAASPSPVPAGAGTFRPGTAEVPGRSAGGELSPAVAIPVATAGDDSVPQQIGRTVGRAATKAADLIANLPKFGRKK
- a CDS encoding acetoin utilization protein AcuC; amino-acid sequence: MTFLPGLSQPALPTTVVWDMAMTAYNFGHGHPMAPERMELTARLAQSLGLLDLAHVTVAAPEVASDDELRTVHSAGFVAAVRRVSANPDLTDFERGLGTEDDPAFAGMHEASARLAGGSLLAAAAILDGSAVRAVNFGGGMHHAARERASGFCIYNDAALAIQKLLDGGVQRVAYIDVDAHHGDGTQNIFWDDPRVLTISLHETGLTLFPGTGFANEIGGPNAQGSAVNVALPAGTGDAGWLRAFHAVVPQLIGAFEPEVIVSQHGCDSHRLDPLTHLNISVDGQREAATAVGNLAARYCGNRWIATGGGGYNVITVVPRSWSHLIAIAAGRPVPLRTPVPEDWRQYVQEKYGAKYGVSAPEAMGDDVDLWWRSWEVGFDPNDEVDRTVMATRKEVFPLYGLDPWFD
- a CDS encoding TrkH family potassium uptake protein, which gives rise to MTQSQPRSMSPANWHPGMPEREGLWIFTGIRDFIDNIANTSPARLALTAFGVVIIVFTALLSLPASSATGDFTPLHQALFTAVSAVCVTGLTVVSTAMHWSFFGQMVILIGIFVGGLGTLTLASLLALMVSKKLGVRGKLIAQEAMNNAGRLGEVGTLLRIVITTSVVIEGVLALALIPRFLTLGESFGQSVWHGVFYAISSFNNAGFTPHSDGIVPYETDLWILIPLMLGVFLGSLGFPVVMVLQQNGLNWKKWNLHTKLTIQVSFILLAAGTVLWGVMEWENMRTIGSMNVGDKITHSLFASVMTRSGGFNLVEQNHMEPTTMLLTDALMFAGGGSASTAGGIKVTTIAVMFLAIVAEARGDADVKIYGRTIPQGTMRVAISVIVAGATLVSVSALLLLHISGASLDRVLFETISAFATVGLSTNLSAELPPSGVYVLSILMFAGRVGTVTLAAALALRQRSQLYHYPEERPIIG